The genomic stretch CTTTTTTTTGTTTCTCATTTAAATAATTAATGAATGACGAATTGGTTGTTATCTACTTTAAACCCGTATAATATTTTCTATTTTCAGTAAATGGTTTCTAATTTGTCTACCAAAATAATTCCATTAAATAAAATATTATACTGCTTTGAGATGAATCAACAATTTGATTTATAAAGCTTTGCTTAAGCTTTATAAATCAAATTTATTGACCTTTGCTTTCTGAAATAGAAAGTTTAATTATAAAATCGTTGCGTTTAATGGTTTAAAAACTATCATCAGAATCTCTTATCCCGAATTGAGGTAAAATAGTAGTTTATAGGCAGATTAACTAAAAAATTATAATAATCGGAAGCAATATCTATCAAATAAATTTGCTGATTATACAATAATTACATTCAATCCATAAAGTATTTACAAAAATCATTATATTTATAAAGATAATCACAAACTTTTTTTAATATAAAAATAATAAACTATGGACTTATTTGTTTTAGTACCCATTTTCGGTGTTATAGCCCTTATCTATACTTTTCTGCAAAGTAATTGGGTAAGCAGGCAAAATGCAGGAAATGAAAAAATGAAAGTAATCAGCGGACATATTGCTGATGGTGCAATGGCTTTTTTGAAGGCCGAGTACAAGATCATGATGTATTTTGTCATAATTGTTGCGATTTTATTAGCAGTCATGGGAATGACCAATTCCAATTCGCACTGGGCCATTGGAATCGCTTTTGTCATCGGAGCCATATTGTCTGCTTTAGCGGGTTTTATAGGAATGAAAATCGCTACAAAAGCCAACGTAAGAACTGCCGAAGCCGCAAAAACTTCTTTATCTAAAGCTCTTAAAGTATCTTTTACCGGGGGGTCTGTAATGGGAATGGGAGTTGCAGGATTAGCGGTTTTAGGTTTAGGAGCCCTCTACTTAATTATTAAGCAAATTTTTGCACCTGGTGCCGCCGTAGATTCACACGAAATGGAAAGAACTATAGAAATCCTTACAGGATTTTCTTTAGGTGCAGAATCTATTGCATTATTTGCCAGAGTGGGAGGTGGAATTTATACCAAAGCAGCAGATGTTGGAGCAGATTTAGTAGGAAAAGTGGAAGCGGGAATTCCGGAAGACGACCCTCGAAACCCAGCCACAATTGCCGATAATGTAGGAGATAACGTAGGAGATGTTGCAGGTATGGGAGCCGATTTATTTGGTTCTTATGTTGCGACAGTATTAGCAACAATGGTTCTGGGAAGAGAAACTATTTCTAATGATTCCTTTGGCGGTTTTGCTCCTATTTTATTACCGATGCTCATTGCCGGAACAGGAATTATTTTCTCAATGATCGGTACTTTATTCGTTAAAATTAACGATAACGAAGGAGCATCCACATCAAATGTACAAAACGCTTTAAACTTAGGAAACTGGGGAAGTATCATCATCACCGCAATAGCTTCATATTTTCTGGTTACTTATCTTTTACCTGAAAAAATGATTTTAAGAGACCATGAATTTACTAAAATGGGGGTTTTCGGAGCCATTATCGTTGGTTTGGTTGTCGGAACTTTAATGAGTATCATTACCGAATTCTATACTGCAATGGGAAAAAGACCTGTTTTAAGTATTGTGAGACAATCTTCTACCGGTCACGCAACCAATATCATAGGCGGACTTTCCGTGGGAATGGAATCTACACTTTTACCGATTCTCGTTTTGGCAGGAGGAATTTACGGTTCCTATTTATGCGCCGGATTATACGGTGTTGCTATCGCTGCAGCCGGAATGATGGCTACAACAGCAATGCAGTTGGCAATTGATGCTTTCGGACCCATTGCAGATAATGCAGGTGGAATTGCCGAAATGAGTGAGCTCCCTAAAGAAGTTCGGGAGAAAACAGACATTTTGGATGCTGTTGGAAACACAACCGCTGCAAGTGGAAAAGGTTTTGCAATCGCATCCGCAGCATTAACGGCATTAGCTTTATTTGCAGCATTTGTAGGAATTGCGGGCATTGACGGTATTGATATTTACCGAGCCGATGTTTTGGCAGGATTATTTGTTGGTGGAATGATTCCTTTTATATTTTCATCTTTGGCAATTACCGCAGTCGGGCAGGCTGCAATGGCGATGGTGGAAGAAGTGAGAAGACAGTTTAGAGAAATCCCTGGAATTCTTGAAGGAACCGCCGAGCCGGAATATCAGAAATGTGTCGCCATCTCTACAGATGCATCAATCCGAAAAATGATGCTTCCCGGTGCGATTGCGATTGTATCGCCTTTACTGGTTGGTTTTATTTTCGGGCCTGAAGTTTTAGGTGGTTTTCTGGCAGGAGCAACTGTTTGTGGAGTATTGATGGGAATTTTTCAGAATAATGCAGGTGGAGCCTGGGATAATGCCAAAAAATCTTTTGAAAAAGGAGTTGATATTAATGGTCAGACTTACTACAAAGGGTCAGAGCCTCACAAAGCTTCTATAACAGGAGATACGGTGGGTGATCCGTTTAAAGATACTTCGGGACCTTCGATGAATATTTTGATTAAATTAATGTCTATCGTTTCTTTAGTAATAGCGCCGAGTTTGGCCGTTTTACATAAAGATAAAATTGAAGCCGACAGAAAAGCAAAAATCGAAGCTTTGACTAAAGCTTCGTCAATAACTGCTTCTCCTGTTGTCGTAAATTCTGTACACAATACAGTTATTTTGGCACCGAAAGTTGTTAAAGGATATCTGAATGAAGAAGGAGATTTTGTTTATGATACCGGAAAAATTCAGGAAGTAGAACTTGAAGATGGGAAAAAATTGACCATCGGTGAAGGAAGTCAGTTGCTTCAGATGTATAATGCTATAAAAAGTAATGACAAGGCTGTTTTAGATCCTAATAATTGGTACACGCTAGAAAATTTTCACTTTGAAAGCGGTTCAAGTGAAATCAAGAAAAAAGCAGAAGCCCAATTATTAAATCTGGTTGAAATCATGAATGCGTATCCGAATATGAGAATAAAACTCGGCGGATTTACTGATAACACCGGAAATCAGGAAACAAATGTGAAGCTTTCAAATTTAAGAGCGCAGACCACAAAACTGAAATTGTTAGAATTGGGAATTGATGGACATCGCATCGAAACAGAAGGGTATGGCTCAATGTATCCAGTTTGTGAAGCCAATGACACCGACGAATGTCGCGCAAAAAACAGAAGAATTGATATAAGAGTTCTTTCTCTTTAATCACAATTAAATAAACAAAAGCACTGCATTGCGCAGTGCTTTTTTCTTTAGAAATAAGAAAAATATTATTTCAAATTTTTTAATGTTTCTTTCAGAATGAAAATATTAATTTTTATGGGGTTATTCGATATTTCTTCAGGAATTCTTGCTACATTATTAAAACTTTTCTTAATCATGTCATACGCAATAGAAGCATCTTCATCATCATAAAACAGATCATTCCATTTTTCGTTTTTGTAGTGATTTTTTAATACAATTCCATTTCCATAAAATTTGAAAGGTAATGGTTCTAAATAAAGGGTCATCGCAACTTTATTTTCAGATTCGTGATATTCCAAAAAAGCAATAGAAAATTCCAGTGCATTTTCTATTTTAGATCTTATTTTCTCTGTTGTTTGTTTACTCTTATTTTTGAGACGCCATTTATTTAATTCATTAGCTGTAAAGCTATGTTCCGAGCGGCTTACATCATTATAATCATCTTTTTTATATTTAAACTCCAATCCTTTTGCTTGCTTTTGTTCAGGAAAATATAGTCTCATATTTCTGTCGTTTTTAGAAATTATTTTAGCTGTAAATTCCGGACTGGACTTATGATTCTGAGCTTCAAAATAAATTATTGAGTCTTTTACTGACCACGTTCCGAAATAAACTTCGGTATTATTATCGTTTTCATTAAGCGAATCTTTAGGAATTCTGGGTGTAGTTATCGGGCTCAATTCTCCGTTGTCTACAAGCAAAAAAGAATTATCACCAGAGAGAGTTATATATGATGTGTACGATGAATAATCATCTTCTTTATACTTATCTGCTTCATTACTTGCATGACTATAAGTAAATTTCCATGTTCCAACCAAAGGATCTTTTTTGGTACATGAACAAAATAATATGATGATACATAAATACATCAAGATTTTTTTTGAGATCTTCATTAAAGTTATTTTTATTAAGTTTTATTTTTTATGCACTTGTTCAACTCATTTAAAACTAAACTAAATTAAATGAAATTGAAAATGTGAAATTTATTGATTATGGGTTGCAAAGATTTACAATTCTTTCTTCAAATGCTCCAAAGCATTAATAATCACATCATCTTTTTTAGCAAAACTAAATCTGATATAATCTGAATCTGTTTTAGAATTATAAAATGCCGAAAGCGGTAAGCAGGAAACTTTTTTTTCTACAGTAAGCCATTTCGAAAACTCAACATCTGTCATCGTTTTATTAACATTTCTAAAATTTACAATCTGAAAAAATCCACCTTGAGATATTTCTTCAACTGCCAAAGGCGTAAACTGTATCAATTCATTAAAAATATTGCGTTTATTCTCCATGATTATTTGATTTTCGGAAGGGTCAAAGACATCAAGATATTTAGCGATTGCATATTGGCAAGGGGAATTGGAGCTGTACGAAATGTATTGCTGATGATCTCTGAAATTTTGTAACAATTCTTCAGCTGCCAAAAGATAGCTTACCTTCCAGCCTGTTGCGTGAAACATTTTGCCAAAAGAGAAAATACAGAATGTTTTTTTCCTTAATTCAGGATGCAAGAACGAACTGTAATGTTCGGCATTATCATAATGGTAAATATCGTATACTTCTTCAGAAATAAGGTAGATTTCCTGATGTTTTATAAGGTCATACAATTGATCCCAATCTTCTTTACTCCATGTTTTTCCGGTAGGATTTTGAGGGGAATTTACAATGATCGCCTTTGTCTTTTCAGAAATACATTGCTGAAGTTTTTCCCAGTCAATTTTAAAATCGTTTTCCAAATCGTAGTAAACAGGAACTCCGCCATTCAGAACGATAGAAGGAGCGTAAGTATAATAAGAAGGCTGAATGACAATAACTTCATCGCCTCTATTTAAAATTGACTTTAAGGAAGTGTACAACCCAAATGTAGAGCACGGAACAATATTAATTTCTTCGTATCTTAATTGTAAACTGTTTTTTCTGTTTAAATTAAATTGAATAATTTTTTCAATCAACAAAGAATTGCCCGCCAGCGATTCATAACTGTGACTGATCATGTCAGCAGATTCTTTAAGAAAATACCGAAGACGCGGATCGATTTCAAAATCGGGAAGGCCTAATGACAGATCATAACTTTTATGTCTGGAAGAAAGTTCCGACATTTCTGTAAAAAATTTATAATCATTAAATCCGTAATTTTTTTCCATAGTGTTTATCAAATATATAAAAAAAATGCACGCAGTAAGCAGGTGAAATATTTTTGTTATTTTTAAAGAAATATTTTTTAATTATGAAGCAATTACTTCTTCCTATATTTTCTGCAATTATTCTTACGAGTTGCGGAACAGCAAATACACCGATCAATAATCAGAATCAAAATACGAGCTCAAGTAATTTTAGCAATGAAAAAGCTTTTGGTAAAGCATATCAGCAAATTAAGCTAAAAGACTTAAAGAAAAATCTATACGTAATTGCTTCCGATGAAATGGAAGGAAGAGATACGGGAAGTCCCGGTCAGAAGAAGGCAGGAGAGTATATCATTCAATTCTATAAAGATTTAGGAATCTCATTTCCGAAAAATTTAGCATCATATTATCAAAAAGTTCCGTCTTCTTATATGAATAAAATTGGCGGGAGAGATTTACCGGATTCAGAAAATATACTTGCATTTATTGAAGGGAGCGAAAAACCCGAAGAAATCATTGTTGTTTCGGCACACTATGACCATGTAGGCACGAAAAACGGAGTAGTCTATAACGGCGCAGATGATGATGGAAGTGGGACAGTTGCCGTAATGCAGATTGCCAAAGCCTTTCAAAAAGCAAAAAAATCTGGTAATGGCCCAAAAAGATCAATCCTTTTTTTACATGTAACAGGTGAAGAACATGGTCTTTTCGGTTCGTCTTACTATTCAGATAATCCAGTTTTTCCTTTAGAAAATACGGTTGCAGATTTAAATATTGACATGATCGGAAGAGATGATGCAGAAAACCGAGGTAAAAATTATGTGTATGTGATTGGTTCTGAAATGTTGAGTTCAGAGCTGAAATTAATTAATGAAGCTGCAAACAAAAAGACCAATAATCTGGAACTGAATTATAAATATGATGATCCGAAAGATCCGGACAGATTATATTACCGTTCTGATCATTATAATTTTGCAAAACACGGTATTCCGGTGGCTTTTTTCTTTGATGGAATTCATGAAGACTATCACAAACCGACCGATGATGTTGAGAAAATCGATTTTTCTTTGTTGCAAAAAAGAACACAGCTGGTTTTTGCCACAGCATGGGAATTAGCTAATCGTGAAGCGAGAATTGTTGTAGACAAAAAGTAAACTCCGCACGTTCAAAGCTATTGTCTGTTAGTTTTGTTACATTTAATTACAAATATAGTATGAATCAAAAAATAAAATCAATAAGACCCTTTATTGGCGCAAAAGATTTTGCCGTAAGCAGAGCATTTTACAGAGATTTAGGATTTGAAGAAGTGGAAATTGATCCCAAATTTTCGGTTTTTAAAAAAGGAGATTTTGCTTTTTATCTGCAAGATTATTATTCTAAAGAATGGATTGAAAACACAATGATCTTCCTCGAAATAGAAAAGGTAGACCTGTATTGGGAAGAGCTTGTGTCTTTAAATTTAAAAGAAAAGTATGATTCAATCCGATTAGTTCCTACGAAAACAGAAGTTTGGGGAAAAGAATGTTTTCTTCTTGACCCGGCTGGAGTTTTATGGCATTTCGGAGAATTTTTTACAACCTAAAAGATGATTTACGCATTCGACACTTTTTATTATCCAGACTATGCAAAAACAGTCTGCATTGCCTTTGAACAATGGGATTCTGAAACTGAAAGTTTTATCTATTCAGAAAATACCGAAATCAGTTCCGATTACGAAAGCGGAGCTTTTTACAAAAGAGAATTACCCTGTATTTTAAGTTTGATAAAGAAAATTGGTTTAAAAGATGGTGATCTCATCATCGTTGATGGCTATGTAACATTAGATAACAATGGAAAAATAGGGTTGGGCGGCTATCTTTATGAATCTCTAGATAAGAAATGTCCAGTCATTGGTATTGCCAAAAATAAATTTGCAAGCGAAGATAATATGAGAAAAACTATTTTTCGCGGAGAAAGCAAAACACCTTTATTTCTTACTGCCAAAGGAATTGATGCAGATAAAACCAAAATTAAGATTGAAAATATGCACGGAGCTTATAGAATACCAACATTATTGAAAAAGCTTGATCAGCTAACAAGAGAGAAGGTTAAACTAAATACAATAAGCTGATAAAAGTCAGGGTGATATTATTTATATTTATTCTAAATAAATATAAATTTGCTTTGAAATTAAAACAGATTTAAAAGTATTAAAAACAGTTCATATCCATATTAATTTTTCATTTTTCAAGAACCGATAAGACTGACTTGTCGGTTTTTATTTTATTTGTCAGTGATTTATTAATTTAAATTTTTACATTTGAGAGTAATAAACACAAACACATGAAAAAAATTATACTTTTAGCTGCGATAAGCAGTTCACTTTTTGCATTATCTCAAAAAAATTACACAAAAATCAGCAGTTCAAAAGTCAGTGCAGAAAGAGTAAATGTGAGTGAAAATTTCATTAACGCATATTATAAAAAATGTGAGAATAAAGACTACTCCGGATTCAGCAATTTTATTTTGGATAAAAGATTTGAGAGAAGATTTTATCCCGAATTTGAAGAGAATTGCGAAGAATCAATCAGAGAGTATGGGAAGATTATCTCACAAAAATTTAATTCTGCTTACATTTACGATTACACAAAAAAAACAGATCCTGTAGAGCTGATCATTTTCGAAGGAAATTTTGAAAATTCAAAAGATGTACAATTTATAAGTGTATGGATTTACCGTGACCAAAACGTTATTTACGGAATATTGATTTCTAAAGAAAAGCCTTTTGGGAAATTTAAACCAAAGAAAGAACCCACTCTTTAGAAGTGGATTCAATAGATAAATACATCTCATTTTTTTAATTAAACAACAACAAAAAAGCACAGCCGACGATGCTGTGCTTAAATTTTTATTTCAAATTTAATTGCGATTTCGAAGTTGAAAAAGGCAAAAAAAAGATTCATTTCATTTTTATTACATAGTAAATTTAGTAATTATTTTCATACGCTATATGAATTTAATGTTAAAATTCACCAGTTATCCACATTTTTTTGTGGATAAGATAATACTTTATTTCAGTCACTTATCAATTAAACATATTTTAATTAAAATAACTATATTGCCGGTGAATTAAATAACACACCATGATATCAAAATCACTCCTATTAATGGCGTTAAGCACGCTTTCTATATTTTATAATGCACAGTCATTTCCTTATGAACGTACCTGGGGAACCTATGTTGGAGGTACAGGCACTTATCTCAGTGACTTTAGTTTAAATGGGAATGCATTTTTTATTGACCCTCAACAAAATATTCTTGTCAATGGGCAAACATCATATCAAAACAGTTATACCTCATCTTATTATAATCAATTCGTAACCGGAGGTGGTAATACAATTATTGCTGGTCAACAGAATTTCTATTCGGCAAAAATTTCTCCCACTGGCCAAATGATTAAAGGGAGTTATGATGGTATTGCAAATAGTTTTGAACAAATTGTTGGAGTCGATAGCTCTGAAAACATGTACGTATTGAAAAATTATCCTAC from Chryseobacterium indoltheticum encodes the following:
- a CDS encoding sodium-translocating pyrophosphatase; the protein is MDLFVLVPIFGVIALIYTFLQSNWVSRQNAGNEKMKVISGHIADGAMAFLKAEYKIMMYFVIIVAILLAVMGMTNSNSHWAIGIAFVIGAILSALAGFIGMKIATKANVRTAEAAKTSLSKALKVSFTGGSVMGMGVAGLAVLGLGALYLIIKQIFAPGAAVDSHEMERTIEILTGFSLGAESIALFARVGGGIYTKAADVGADLVGKVEAGIPEDDPRNPATIADNVGDNVGDVAGMGADLFGSYVATVLATMVLGRETISNDSFGGFAPILLPMLIAGTGIIFSMIGTLFVKINDNEGASTSNVQNALNLGNWGSIIITAIASYFLVTYLLPEKMILRDHEFTKMGVFGAIIVGLVVGTLMSIITEFYTAMGKRPVLSIVRQSSTGHATNIIGGLSVGMESTLLPILVLAGGIYGSYLCAGLYGVAIAAAGMMATTAMQLAIDAFGPIADNAGGIAEMSELPKEVREKTDILDAVGNTTAASGKGFAIASAALTALALFAAFVGIAGIDGIDIYRADVLAGLFVGGMIPFIFSSLAITAVGQAAMAMVEEVRRQFREIPGILEGTAEPEYQKCVAISTDASIRKMMLPGAIAIVSPLLVGFIFGPEVLGGFLAGATVCGVLMGIFQNNAGGAWDNAKKSFEKGVDINGQTYYKGSEPHKASITGDTVGDPFKDTSGPSMNILIKLMSIVSLVIAPSLAVLHKDKIEADRKAKIEALTKASSITASPVVVNSVHNTVILAPKVVKGYLNEEGDFVYDTGKIQEVELEDGKKLTIGEGSQLLQMYNAIKSNDKAVLDPNNWYTLENFHFESGSSEIKKKAEAQLLNLVEIMNAYPNMRIKLGGFTDNTGNQETNVKLSNLRAQTTKLKLLELGIDGHRIETEGYGSMYPVCEANDTDECRAKNRRIDIRVLSL
- a CDS encoding aminotransferase class I/II-fold pyridoxal phosphate-dependent enzyme, which translates into the protein MEKNYGFNDYKFFTEMSELSSRHKSYDLSLGLPDFEIDPRLRYFLKESADMISHSYESLAGNSLLIEKIIQFNLNRKNSLQLRYEEINIVPCSTFGLYTSLKSILNRGDEVIVIQPSYYTYAPSIVLNGGVPVYYDLENDFKIDWEKLQQCISEKTKAIIVNSPQNPTGKTWSKEDWDQLYDLIKHQEIYLISEEVYDIYHYDNAEHYSSFLHPELRKKTFCIFSFGKMFHATGWKVSYLLAAEELLQNFRDHQQYISYSSNSPCQYAIAKYLDVFDPSENQIIMENKRNIFNELIQFTPLAVEEISQGGFFQIVNFRNVNKTMTDVEFSKWLTVEKKVSCLPLSAFYNSKTDSDYIRFSFAKKDDVIINALEHLKKEL
- a CDS encoding M28 family metallopeptidase codes for the protein MKQLLLPIFSAIILTSCGTANTPINNQNQNTSSSNFSNEKAFGKAYQQIKLKDLKKNLYVIASDEMEGRDTGSPGQKKAGEYIIQFYKDLGISFPKNLASYYQKVPSSYMNKIGGRDLPDSENILAFIEGSEKPEEIIVVSAHYDHVGTKNGVVYNGADDDGSGTVAVMQIAKAFQKAKKSGNGPKRSILFLHVTGEEHGLFGSSYYSDNPVFPLENTVADLNIDMIGRDDAENRGKNYVYVIGSEMLSSELKLINEAANKKTNNLELNYKYDDPKDPDRLYYRSDHYNFAKHGIPVAFFFDGIHEDYHKPTDDVEKIDFSLLQKRTQLVFATAWELANREARIVVDKK
- a CDS encoding VOC family protein, whose amino-acid sequence is MNQKIKSIRPFIGAKDFAVSRAFYRDLGFEEVEIDPKFSVFKKGDFAFYLQDYYSKEWIENTMIFLEIEKVDLYWEELVSLNLKEKYDSIRLVPTKTEVWGKECFLLDPAGVLWHFGEFFTT
- a CDS encoding endonuclease V — protein: MIYAFDTFYYPDYAKTVCIAFEQWDSETESFIYSENTEISSDYESGAFYKRELPCILSLIKKIGLKDGDLIIVDGYVTLDNNGKIGLGGYLYESLDKKCPVIGIAKNKFASEDNMRKTIFRGESKTPLFLTAKGIDADKTKIKIENMHGAYRIPTLLKKLDQLTREKVKLNTIS